From the genome of Dryobates pubescens isolate bDryPub1 unplaced genomic scaffold, bDryPub1.pri scaffold_66_arrow_ctg1, whole genome shotgun sequence, one region includes:
- the LOC104303696 gene encoding G patch domain-containing protein 4: MKVPEPPGRGMSFAERQLRRHGWKRGQGLGKRQDGIAEAIRVKVKCDTAGVGHDAAEPFTFHWWDHVFNQAAANISVESGQDGISMRSLSEQGAHISNRKPCRAGRAGTMLYGRFVKSATLTACGEQPTELPRGSSDDDDDDDDDDDKLDLSSVRRLTDAELVQACGGRTAHKGARHGLTMSAKLARLEEQERAFLATYRQKEQQQEPPRSSPAAERQEKKRRKKRKHSRDGGDPEELQSQQLSEEEVVGEEEMVMKRKKKKKRKQQEVSREEEVVGEKGKVAKRKKKQEENEGELAETEMEKKSKKKKKKKEDKEELAESEVPLEDTAGPDQAGHSPRKKRKRRKEVE; the protein is encoded by the exons ATGAAGGTCCCGGAGCCGCCGGGCCGCGGGATGAGCTTCGCCGAGAGGCAGCTGCGGCGCCACGGCTGGAAGCGAG ggcaggggctgggcaagcGGCAGGACGGCATCGCCGAGGCCATCCGGGTGAAGGTCAAGTGTGACACGGCCGGG GTGGGACACGACGCAGCAGAGCCTTTCACCTTCCACTGGTGGGACCACGTCTTCAACCAGGCTGCTGCCAACATCTCCGTGGAGAGTGGGCAG gATGGCATCTCCATGAGGAGCCTCTCGGAGCAGGGTGCCCACATCAGCAACAggaagccctgcagggctggcagggctggcaccatgCTCTATGGTCGCTTCGTCAAG tCAGCCACACTCACAGCCTGTGGGGAGCAGCCCAcggagctgcccagggggagcagtgatgatgatgatgatgatgatgatgatgatgataagcTGGACCTCTCTTCAGtcaggag GCTGACGGACGCGGAGCTGGTGCAGGCGTGTGGGGGCCGCACGGCTCACAA GGGTGCCCGCCACGGTCTGACTATGAGTGCCAAGCTGGCacggctggaggagcaggaaagagccttcctggccacctaccgacagaaggagcagcagcaggagccccccaggagcagccccgcagcagagaggcaggagaagaagaggaggaagaagaggaaacactccagggatggaggtgatcctgaggagctgcagagccagcagctgagtgaggaggaggtggtgggagaagaggagatggtcatgaagaggaagaagaagaagaagaggaagcagcaggaggtaaGCAGAGAAGAAGAGGTGgtaggagagaaagggaaggttgcaaagaggaagaagaagcaggaggagaatgAGGGAGAGTTGGCTGAGACAGAGATGGAGAAGAAgagcaagaagaagaagaagaagaaggaggacaAAGAGGAGTTGGCTGAGAGTGAGGTCCCTCTAGAAGACACAGCTGGACCAGAccaagctggacacagccccaggaagaagaggaaaaggaggaaggaggtaGAGTGA